In Anaerolineales bacterium, the following proteins share a genomic window:
- a CDS encoding pyruvate kinase, translating to MNVIVTTPPYADFLAEVASHPIVSGFRLNTVMPLRETQREVLQRLGKFKQPIWVDLKGRQLRVVGAAIPPYTEIKLSHRIKVETPVDAYFSDGLERVRVAAVDGDRLILADGPRRLVGPGESVNIMHPSLKIEGTLTETDKTYLAALKDLGMTKVMLSYVESVEDVDEVKSLLPNAEVILKIETQRGLDFAQKHGAKHGRLMAARGDLFVEVIRPHKIASAVKAIVQADKDAVVASRILDSMALSPIPASADISDVAFLLEIGYRTFMLGDSVCLRRESVIEALNLLEEMGKDMSLRAR from the coding sequence ATGAACGTCATCGTCACCACGCCTCCGTACGCCGACTTCCTCGCCGAGGTCGCGTCGCATCCCATCGTGAGCGGGTTCCGCCTCAATACGGTGATGCCTTTGCGCGAAACGCAGCGCGAGGTGTTGCAACGCCTGGGCAAATTCAAACAGCCGATCTGGGTGGATTTGAAAGGACGGCAGTTGCGCGTGGTCGGCGCGGCGATCCCGCCGTACACGGAGATAAAACTTTCCCATCGCATCAAAGTCGAAACGCCGGTCGACGCGTATTTTTCCGACGGACTGGAACGCGTCCGCGTGGCGGCAGTGGACGGCGACCGACTCATCCTAGCCGACGGACCGCGCCGGCTTGTCGGTCCGGGCGAGTCAGTCAACATCATGCACCCGTCGCTGAAAATCGAAGGCACGCTCACCGAAACGGACAAGACCTATCTCGCCGCGCTGAAAGACCTCGGCATGACGAAAGTGATGCTTTCGTATGTCGAGTCGGTGGAGGATGTGGACGAGGTGAAAAGCCTCCTGCCGAACGCGGAAGTGATCCTCAAGATCGAAACGCAACGCGGGCTTGACTTCGCCCAAAAGCACGGCGCGAAGCATGGGCGTCTCATGGCGGCGCGCGGCGACCTGTTCGTGGAGGTGATTCGCCCGCACAAGATCGCGTCCGCTGTGAAGGCAATCGTCCAAGCGGACAAAGACGCGGTCGTCGCCAGCCGCATTTTGGATTCGATGGCGTTGAGTCCCATCCCCGCGAGCGCCGACATCAGCGACGTGGCATTTTTGCTCGAGATCGGCTATCGCACGTTCATGCTCGGCGATTCGGTTTGCCTGCGCCGCGAGTCCGTGATCGAGGCGTTGAATTTGTTGGAAGAGATGGGGAAGGACATGTCATTGCGAGCCCGATAG
- the nadE gene encoding NAD(+) synthase, with translation MKLAIAQINTTVGDLAGNVRRILDAAESVADQQPDLIVYPELTVCGYPPRDILYDASFVEAVQAATGDLARQAEGLPPLLVGSFAPAARKIYQHPSLNNIAYLMQNGEMKIAQIKQLLPVYDVFYEPRWFLPGEKTLPPIEIAGTKVGVMICEDMWDEEYPIHPGADLKALGAEMLICISASPYRKGAGEGRLHHATRQIRPERSAAQTKGDVPFVFVNLVGGNDELIFDGGSFVVEGERLAMFEEEVRVIELGKEGGKKKDGEWKAESEEEEVFKALVLGLRDFADKNRLKHAALGLSGGIDSSVAAVITADALGPERVTGVAIPSRFTDARSTEAARELASRLGIGFETVELEKMHKAAEQALGPERSGGVAGENIQARLRMIALMSFVNQRGGFLINTSNKTELTVGYSTLYGDMAGAISPLGDLTKPEVYALAKWINVGRDVIPPFVMTRKPSAELKADQVDPFDYETISPELEALVRADQSNAAMRASEHKRWQMGPVLKVSEKSFGRGRLMPITRR, from the coding sequence ATGAAACTTGCCATTGCTCAGATCAATACCACAGTCGGAGATTTAGCGGGCAACGTGCGCCGCATTTTGGACGCGGCGGAATCGGTCGCGGATCAACAGCCCGACCTCATCGTCTATCCCGAATTGACCGTGTGCGGATACCCGCCGCGCGACATTCTGTACGACGCGTCGTTCGTCGAGGCGGTTCAAGCCGCGACGGGCGACCTGGCGCGCCAAGCGGAAGGTTTGCCGCCGCTTTTGGTCGGTTCGTTCGCGCCCGCCGCGCGGAAGATCTATCAACACCCGTCGTTGAACAACATCGCCTACCTGATGCAAAACGGCGAAATGAAAATCGCGCAGATCAAGCAATTGCTCCCGGTCTACGACGTGTTCTACGAGCCGCGCTGGTTTTTGCCCGGCGAGAAGACTTTGCCTCCAATTGAAATCGCAGGGACAAAGGTCGGCGTGATGATCTGCGAGGATATGTGGGACGAGGAATATCCCATCCACCCCGGCGCGGACTTGAAAGCGCTGGGCGCGGAGATGTTGATTTGCATTTCCGCGTCGCCGTACCGGAAAGGCGCGGGGGAGGGGAGGTTGCATCACGCAACGCGACAGATCCGTCCTGAGCGAAGCGCAGCGCAGACGAAGGGCGATGTGCCATTTGTGTTTGTCAACCTCGTTGGCGGGAACGATGAGCTGATCTTCGATGGGGGAAGTTTTGTGGTGGAGGGGGAGAGGCTGGCGATGTTTGAGGAAGAGGTAAGGGTGATCGAACTGGGCAAAGAAGGAGGAAAGAAGAAAGATGGTGAGTGGAAAGCGGAAAGCGAGGAGGAAGAAGTTTTCAAAGCCCTCGTTTTGGGCTTGCGCGACTTTGCGGACAAGAATCGGTTGAAGCACGCGGCGCTCGGGCTGTCGGGCGGAATCGACTCGTCGGTGGCGGCGGTCATCACGGCGGATGCATTGGGACCCGAACGCGTGACGGGAGTCGCCATTCCCTCGCGCTTCACGGACGCGCGCTCGACCGAGGCGGCGCGGGAGTTGGCGAGTCGGCTGGGGATTGGGTTCGAAACGGTCGAGTTGGAGAAAATGCACAAGGCGGCGGAGCAGGCTTTGGGTCCGGAAAGAAGCGGGGGCGTCGCAGGCGAGAACATCCAGGCGCGGTTGCGAATGATCGCGCTGATGAGTTTCGTCAACCAGCGCGGAGGCTTCCTGATCAACACCTCCAATAAAACGGAGTTGACCGTCGGTTACTCCACGTTGTACGGCGACATGGCGGGAGCGATCAGCCCGCTCGGCGACCTGACGAAGCCAGAGGTGTACGCGCTTGCAAAGTGGATCAACGTGGGGCGGGATGTTATCCCGCCGTTTGTGATGACGCGCAAGCCGTCGGCAGAGTTGAAAGCGGATCAGGTTGACCCGTTCGATTATGAAACGATCTCGCCCGAATTGGAAGCGCTGGTGCGCGCCGACCAATCGAACGCGGCGATGCGCGCGAGCGAACACAAACGCTGGCAAATGGGACCCGTGCTCAAGGTGAGCGAGAAGTCGTTTGGGAGGGGGAGGTTGATGCCGATCACGAGGCGGTAG
- a CDS encoding tetratricopeptide repeat protein, with protein MAPSLVFVAVCVLIIVLSWIYFPDWRETQGGLLTLIGIAAVGVLGFLKLYFDYLKSFRDATKPDEQKPTPPTPPRNQLGNVQQVGSGINVAGNEVNVTVEAPKPTHETHDTLGLRSPDKTITYVPRGDIEEKVIACLRGGGVGAIVGVNAPGGLGKTELAKRVSKILEADFKDNYLWVDVGESNIEQVLDSLILKLNVPLPPNATEDIKRNEMQSKLKQSGKLMIVFDDVRRASQNLIQELQIPQNCAVLITSRVQDLPSVRDIFPLHRMNPAQSRQLFEGVLGETVVAKELKEIDELAEKCKYNPLLMDNAARRIRQETDAPHPVRNYLRKAERFGVVQVGGESVLAVFDISYNDLSEADQRRFRWLAAFHSTGFSAAGAAFLWEIDDGQAHGVIDRFMNLSLVKRTPDEEPRYRLHDLWDEYAGGLLTKSGEEEDARKMLADWLVRLFDEHYSDNPGNAPEVFFELENLKISAQWANERGHGNLLALLVTKPRNWLYNVFRINDEWLEWLSSSLKYEIDSPQVKANVLQAIGDVQQFRNERDAALESYNEALKLFKTVGDKLGEANVLQAIGDVQQFRKENDAALESYNEALKLFKTVGDKLGEANVRKAIGDVQQFRKENDAALESYNEALKLFKTVGDKLGEANVRKAIGDVQQFRDERDAALESYNEALKLFKTVGAKLGEANVLQAIGDVQQFRNERDAALESYNEALKLFKTVGDKLGEANVRKAIGDVQQFRKENDAALESYNEALKLFKTVGDKLGEANVRKAIGDVQQFRKENDAALESYNEALKLFKTVGAKLGEANIYYSRGRMLVVTGKPKEGLEELQSAMNVYEEIGAISSQANIYMFLGQVMASSGQKDEAIKMVSQAVSLGEKIDPNHPVTLYMKEFLKKLREG; from the coding sequence ATGGCTCCTTCACTTGTTTTCGTCGCAGTTTGCGTCCTAATTATCGTCCTAAGTTGGATTTATTTTCCCGACTGGCGAGAGACGCAAGGCGGGTTGTTGACATTGATCGGCATTGCTGCTGTCGGCGTGCTCGGATTCCTCAAGTTGTATTTCGATTATCTAAAATCGTTCCGTGATGCTACAAAGCCTGACGAACAAAAACCAACACCACCAACTCCGCCAAGAAATCAATTGGGCAATGTGCAACAAGTCGGAAGCGGTATAAATGTTGCTGGTAACGAAGTCAATGTCACAGTTGAAGCCCCAAAGCCTACACACGAAACTCACGACACCCTCGGCTTGCGATCCCCAGACAAGACAATAACTTACGTTCCGCGAGGCGACATTGAAGAAAAAGTGATCGCTTGCCTGAGAGGGGGAGGCGTTGGAGCCATCGTCGGCGTGAATGCGCCTGGTGGGCTGGGGAAAACGGAACTGGCAAAGCGTGTCAGCAAGATACTCGAAGCTGACTTCAAAGACAATTATCTTTGGGTGGATGTCGGGGAAAGCAACATTGAGCAGGTTCTGGATTCGTTGATTCTAAAGTTGAACGTTCCATTGCCGCCCAACGCGACCGAAGATATCAAGCGGAACGAGATGCAGTCCAAGCTGAAACAAAGCGGGAAACTCATGATCGTTTTCGACGACGTGCGCCGCGCCTCCCAAAATTTAATTCAGGAACTTCAGATCCCGCAAAATTGCGCGGTTTTGATCACTAGCCGCGTTCAGGATTTGCCGTCTGTCCGCGACATCTTTCCACTGCATCGAATGAATCCTGCTCAGTCACGCCAATTGTTCGAGGGCGTGCTAGGGGAAACGGTCGTTGCCAAAGAACTCAAAGAGATTGACGAACTCGCCGAGAAGTGCAAATACAATCCATTGTTGATGGACAATGCCGCGCGGCGCATTCGGCAGGAAACCGACGCGCCTCATCCCGTGCGGAATTATTTGAGGAAGGCGGAGCGATTTGGCGTAGTTCAAGTTGGCGGCGAAAGCGTGCTTGCGGTTTTCGATATAAGCTACAACGACTTGAGTGAAGCCGACCAGAGAAGGTTCCGCTGGCTGGCGGCATTTCACTCAACAGGGTTTTCGGCGGCAGGCGCCGCTTTCCTCTGGGAGATAGATGATGGGCAAGCGCACGGAGTGATTGACCGCTTCATGAATCTTTCATTGGTCAAACGCACTCCAGATGAAGAACCACGTTACCGCCTGCATGATTTATGGGACGAATATGCAGGCGGACTCCTCACAAAGAGCGGGGAAGAGGAGGATGCTAGGAAAATGCTCGCAGACTGGCTTGTAAGGTTGTTCGATGAGCATTACTCAGATAACCCTGGCAATGCGCCAGAAGTATTTTTTGAACTGGAGAATCTCAAGATTTCGGCTCAATGGGCGAACGAACGCGGGCATGGCAACTTGCTGGCATTGCTTGTCACCAAGCCGCGCAACTGGCTCTATAACGTGTTTCGCATCAACGACGAATGGCTTGAATGGCTTAGTTCATCTTTAAAATATGAAATTGATTCGCCTCAAGTGAAAGCCAACGTGCTGCAAGCGATTGGCGATGTGCAACAGTTCCGCAACGAACGAGATGCCGCGCTCGAAAGTTACAACGAAGCCCTGAAACTGTTCAAAACGGTGGGAGATAAATTGGGCGAAGCCAACGTGCTGCAAGCGATTGGCGATGTGCAACAGTTCCGCAAAGAAAATGATGCCGCGCTCGAAAGTTACAACGAAGCCCTGAAACTGTTCAAAACGGTGGGAGATAAATTGGGCGAAGCCAACGTGCGGAAAGCGATTGGCGATGTGCAACAGTTCCGCAAAGAAAATGATGCCGCGCTCGAAAGTTACAACGAAGCCCTGAAACTGTTCAAAACGGTGGGAGATAAATTGGGCGAAGCCAACGTGCGGAAAGCGATTGGCGATGTGCAACAGTTCCGCGACGAACGAGATGCCGCGCTCGAAAGTTACAACGAAGCCCTGAAACTGTTCAAAACGGTGGGAGCGAAATTGGGCGAAGCCAACGTGCTGCAAGCGATTGGCGATGTGCAACAGTTCCGCAACGAACGAGATGCCGCGCTCGAAAGTTACAACGAAGCCCTGAAACTGTTCAAAACGGTGGGAGATAAATTGGGCGAAGCCAACGTGCGGAAAGCGATTGGCGATGTGCAACAGTTCCGCAAAGAAAATGATGCCGCGCTCGAAAGTTACAACGAAGCCCTGAAACTGTTCAAAACGGTGGGAGATAAATTGGGCGAAGCCAACGTGCGGAAAGCGATTGGCGATGTGCAACAGTTCCGCAAAGAAAATGATGCCGCGCTCGAAAGTTACAACGAAGCCCTGAAACTGTTCAAAACGGTGGGAGCGAAATTGGGCGAAGCCAACATATATTACTCAAGAGGCAGGATGCTGGTAGTGACTGGAAAGCCAAAAGAGGGGTTGGAAGAACTTCAATCTGCAATGAATGTTTACGAGGAAATTGGCGCAATAAGCAGTCAGGCGAATATTTACATGTTTTTGGGGCAGGTTATGGCTTCATCGGGTCAAAAAGATGAGGCGATCAAAATGGTCAGTCAAGCAGTTTCACTTGGAGAAAAAATTGACCCGAATCATCCTGTAACTTTGTACATGAAAGAATTCCTGAAAAAACTTCGAGAAGGGTGA
- a CDS encoding tyrosine-type recombinase/integrase, with protein MAEETTTIASAVREFLEVVRLARSQNTALTYGKALKEFQNMLRTLKIDPDTSPASALTEDLISKFAMRLKSFSPATEQLYVRAAARFYRHLAAERLAEINLPRMDILIENRTRKPGIRLPQFPTNDIERVLDFVSSASSLQADSPIERLRAMRDRAFLITLADTGLRVHEACNLRRGDLDWNEGRAIIIGKGDKQAVVRFTSRAMSALKDYLAIRAELDGASGKQLTALPLFARHDKGAGKKIKPITPTTGRNIVAERVRQVLGSEAEGHITPHSFRHYFVSTILRASGNLKLAQALARHENIQITQRYAHINDDELDKGYYEIFEKK; from the coding sequence ATGGCAGAAGAGACAACCACCATCGCCTCCGCAGTGCGGGAATTTTTAGAAGTCGTCAGGCTGGCGCGCAGTCAGAACACCGCGCTCACGTATGGCAAAGCGCTGAAAGAATTTCAAAACATGTTGCGGACGTTGAAAATAGACCCCGACACGTCCCCTGCCAGCGCCCTCACAGAAGACCTGATCTCCAAGTTTGCCATGCGGCTCAAATCGTTTTCGCCCGCCACCGAACAACTGTACGTCCGCGCCGCGGCGCGCTTTTACAGGCATCTCGCGGCGGAACGGCTCGCCGAGATCAACCTGCCGCGCATGGACATCCTCATCGAAAACCGCACGCGCAAGCCAGGGATTCGCCTGCCGCAATTCCCTACGAACGACATCGAACGCGTCCTGGACTTCGTTTCGTCTGCCTCAAGCCTTCAAGCGGATTCGCCCATCGAGCGGTTACGCGCAATGCGAGACCGCGCCTTCCTCATCACCCTCGCCGACACGGGTCTGCGCGTCCATGAAGCCTGTAACCTCCGCCGCGGCGACCTCGACTGGAACGAAGGGCGCGCCATCATCATCGGCAAAGGCGACAAGCAAGCGGTCGTGCGATTCACATCCCGCGCCATGAGCGCGTTGAAAGATTATCTTGCGATCCGCGCCGAACTCGACGGCGCCTCGGGCAAACAACTGACCGCCCTGCCCCTCTTCGCCCGTCACGACAAGGGCGCGGGGAAAAAAATCAAGCCGATCACGCCGACGACGGGTCGCAACATCGTCGCCGAACGCGTGCGGCAGGTTTTGGGAAGCGAAGCCGAGGGACACATCACCCCCCATTCGTTCCGCCATTATTTTGTCTCGACCATCCTGCGCGCCTCGGGCAACCTCAAACTTGCCCAAGCCCTCGCCCGCCACGAAAACATCCAGATCACCCAACGCTACGCCCACATCAACGACGATGAGTTGGATAAGGGCTATTACGAGATTTTTGAGAAGAAATAA
- a CDS encoding MATE family efflux transporter, which yields MSVITKIREYYSDPDYFHNISKLAIPIIIQQFAFAGLNMLGVVFVGQKGETSVAAVGFAGQIAFLLQLVHFGIISGAAMFTAQFWGRNDVPNLRRVLGLCLMFAISASLVFFALAQFIPAEILGIYTKDAAVLRLGTDYIRIYSWVFLFVAITFSYALVMRSTGDVKTPTTISVGALTVSTFLSYSLIFGKFGLPELGINGAAVAAVISRALECAALLVVTYAKKSPAAASLRELTNFDSAFAVRVIKPMLPVMLNELFWALGITTYNAIYGRMGTESFAAMSIVATIEQMAFVIFIGISNATSVLVGNRIGAGKEDEAHLYAGRSLGLGIVGGITMGLLLQLVKAPILSLYNVSPEVISNASHVINIITFFIWVRVNNMTIVVGILRAGGDTRFSLFLDGIIIWLVGVPMAYLGANVWGLPVYFVYLCAMSEEATKWILGIRRFLSRKWIHNLAIQVESV from the coding sequence TTGTCCGTAATTACCAAAATTCGGGAATACTACAGCGACCCCGACTATTTCCACAACATCAGCAAACTCGCCATACCCATCATCATCCAGCAGTTCGCCTTTGCGGGCTTGAACATGCTTGGCGTGGTTTTCGTCGGACAAAAAGGCGAAACCTCCGTCGCGGCGGTGGGATTCGCAGGACAGATCGCCTTCCTCCTGCAACTCGTCCATTTTGGCATCATCAGCGGCGCGGCGATGTTCACCGCGCAATTCTGGGGTCGCAACGACGTTCCCAATCTCCGCCGAGTGCTTGGCTTGTGTTTGATGTTCGCCATTTCTGCGAGCCTCGTCTTCTTTGCGCTGGCGCAATTTATCCCCGCTGAAATTCTCGGCATCTACACCAAAGACGCGGCAGTTCTCCGTCTCGGCACAGACTACATCCGCATCTACTCGTGGGTCTTTCTCTTCGTTGCGATCACGTTCAGTTACGCCCTGGTCATGCGCTCCACAGGCGACGTGAAAACGCCGACTACGATCAGCGTCGGCGCGTTGACGGTCAGCACGTTCCTTTCGTATTCGCTGATCTTCGGCAAATTCGGCTTACCCGAACTGGGAATCAACGGCGCGGCGGTCGCGGCAGTAATCTCTCGCGCGTTGGAATGCGCCGCCCTGCTCGTCGTCACCTATGCCAAGAAATCTCCCGCCGCCGCGTCCCTGCGTGAACTGACAAATTTCGATTCTGCTTTCGCAGTACGCGTGATCAAGCCGATGCTCCCCGTCATGCTCAACGAGTTGTTCTGGGCGTTGGGCATCACCACCTACAACGCCATCTACGGACGGATGGGGACCGAATCGTTCGCCGCCATGAGCATTGTCGCGACCATTGAGCAGATGGCGTTCGTGATCTTCATCGGCATTTCAAACGCCACATCCGTGCTGGTCGGCAACCGCATCGGCGCGGGCAAAGAAGACGAAGCGCACCTCTACGCGGGTCGCTCGCTTGGTTTGGGCATTGTCGGCGGCATCACAATGGGCTTGCTCCTCCAACTCGTCAAAGCGCCGATTCTGTCGTTGTACAACGTCTCGCCTGAGGTCATCTCAAACGCAAGCCACGTGATCAACATCATCACCTTTTTCATTTGGGTGCGCGTCAACAACATGACCATCGTAGTCGGCATTTTGCGCGCGGGCGGCGACACGCGCTTCTCGCTCTTCCTCGACGGCATCATCATCTGGCTGGTCGGCGTGCCGATGGCGTATCTCGGCGCCAACGTGTGGGGTCTCCCCGTTTATTTCGTTTACCTCTGTGCCATGAGCGAAGAAGCCACCAAATGGATTCTCGGCATTCGTCGCTTCCTCTCGCGCAAGTGGATTCACAATCTTGCGATTCAAGTTGAAAGCGTTTAG
- a CDS encoding aminotransferase class IV, whose amino-acid sequence MIHTWKITTHPEEIHFRDNSSLDAVTRQLPNGWYSTFRTFDSCTRVIGLSAHLKRLPHADASFLRASLTRLLEPYRPGEARVRVMEAHSREFYISIEPLTPLPREIYENGVRVETTSLHRDDPRVKSMAFISASDAERKHLASEGIFEALLVKNGRILEGMTSNFFYVTQVGNLRYVETASKDILLGVTRRMVIRAARGRGLGVRYRSLRLDQLSRVKEAFITSSSRGVVPVIQIDDVRVGQGRVGRTTKLLMKAYEEYVIRHAEKI is encoded by the coding sequence ATGATCCACACTTGGAAAATAACAACCCACCCTGAAGAAATTCACTTCCGCGATAACTCCTCGCTCGACGCGGTGACACGGCAATTGCCCAATGGCTGGTACTCGACATTCCGCACGTTCGACTCTTGCACGCGTGTGATCGGACTCTCCGCCCATTTGAAGCGACTCCCTCATGCAGACGCTTCATTCCTACGGGCAAGCCTGACTCGGCTCCTCGAGCCTTATCGCCCAGGCGAGGCGCGCGTCCGTGTGATGGAGGCTCACTCAAGAGAGTTTTATATCTCCATCGAGCCGCTCACACCATTACCGCGTGAAATTTACGAGAATGGCGTGCGCGTCGAAACAACGTCGCTTCACCGCGACGACCCACGCGTGAAGTCAATGGCGTTTATCTCCGCCAGCGACGCGGAGCGCAAACATCTTGCCAGCGAGGGAATCTTCGAGGCGTTGTTGGTGAAGAATGGCAGGATTTTGGAGGGGATGACGAGTAATTTCTTTTATGTTACGCAAGTTGGCAACTTGCGCTACGTTGAAACTGCCAGCAAAGATATCCTCCTCGGCGTGACGCGGAGGATGGTGATCCGTGCGGCGCGGGGGAGGGGGCTGGGGGTGCGTTATCGCTCGCTGAGGCTGGACCAGCTGTCCCGTGTGAAAGAAGCGTTTATCACATCCAGCTCACGCGGAGTTGTGCCAGTCATCCAAATTGACGATGTGCGAGTGGGGCAGGGGAGAGTCGGGCGGACGACGAAGTTGTTGATGAAGGCGTATGAGGAATATGTGATCCGCCATGCCGAGAAAATCTAA
- a CDS encoding ABC transporter ATP-binding protein, with product MTTIEPAITFDFRNTVHENRLKGLWRMMVDYRAPYLGATAALAISALAKTYTYLLLRYFADDVLTQEKFIGGSLVTTSLWIAAGFVLLALVEGSASFLSGRLAAYTAEGITRRLRDFLFDHIQRLNFSYHATTPTGDLIERVTSDVDALRRFFSEQGIGVGRIVLLFVINFIAILNLNVELGLVSVVVIPFILLVSLWFFKRVTKAYEEYQAQEAILSTTLQENLTGVRVVKAFARQEYEKSKFEKDNWGKFLKGKILLFMHSMFWPLSDIVLGFQMLFGFMYAANMAIRGEITVGMYIAYVGLVVWLIWPIRNLGRIIVSASTGLVSYGRLMDVVKQAREPLHDGAYQPNGPVRGDIVFENVSFMYSDGKSNALKDISFHVKPGQAVALLGSTGSGKTSLVNLLPRFHEYTSGRILLDGVELKDYSRSYLRRQIGIVEQEPFLFSRSIRENITYGVGRDVSDEEVERAAKAAAIHDVIQTFPDGYKTIVGEKGVTLSGGQKQRTTIARTLLKNPRILILDDSTSSVDTETEASIREALNGLMENRTTFIIAHRIQSVMIADLILVLDKGEVIQMGTHEELLAQSDGMYRRIYDIQTRIDEELELEIARMNDEG from the coding sequence ATGACCACAATCGAACCAGCAATCACATTCGACTTCCGTAACACTGTGCACGAAAACCGCCTCAAGGGTTTGTGGCGCATGATGGTGGATTACCGCGCGCCCTATCTCGGCGCGACCGCCGCGCTCGCCATCTCCGCGCTGGCGAAAACCTACACCTACCTTCTGCTCCGCTATTTCGCCGACGACGTGTTGACGCAGGAAAAATTCATCGGCGGGAGTCTCGTCACGACCTCGCTTTGGATCGCGGCGGGATTCGTCCTGCTCGCACTTGTGGAAGGAAGCGCCTCGTTTCTTTCGGGACGTTTAGCCGCCTACACAGCGGAAGGCATTACGCGCCGCTTGCGCGACTTCCTCTTCGACCACATCCAACGCCTCAACTTTTCGTACCACGCCACCACGCCGACAGGCGACCTGATCGAACGCGTCACCTCCGACGTGGACGCGTTGCGCCGTTTCTTCAGCGAGCAGGGAATCGGCGTGGGACGCATCGTCTTGCTGTTCGTCATCAACTTCATCGCCATCCTCAACCTCAACGTGGAACTCGGATTGGTCTCGGTGGTTGTGATTCCTTTCATCTTGCTTGTTTCGCTGTGGTTCTTCAAGCGAGTGACGAAAGCCTACGAAGAATATCAAGCACAAGAGGCGATTCTCTCCACCACTCTGCAAGAAAACCTGACGGGCGTACGCGTGGTCAAAGCGTTTGCACGGCAGGAGTATGAAAAATCCAAGTTCGAGAAGGATAACTGGGGCAAGTTCTTGAAGGGCAAGATTCTGCTGTTCATGCACTCGATGTTCTGGCCCCTCTCGGATATTGTCCTCGGCTTTCAGATGTTGTTTGGGTTTATGTATGCCGCAAACATGGCGATACGCGGCGAGATTACCGTCGGAATGTATATCGCTTACGTCGGCTTGGTCGTGTGGCTGATCTGGCCCATCCGCAACCTGGGACGCATCATCGTCTCGGCTTCGACAGGTTTGGTCTCGTACGGTCGCCTCATGGACGTGGTCAAGCAGGCGCGTGAACCGCTCCACGATGGGGCGTACCAGCCGAACGGTCCAGTAAGAGGCGATATCGTCTTCGAGAATGTCTCGTTCATGTATTCAGACGGGAAGTCGAACGCGTTGAAGGATATTTCCTTCCACGTGAAGCCTGGGCAGGCGGTGGCTTTGCTTGGGTCAACGGGCTCGGGCAAAACGTCGTTGGTGAATCTTTTGCCGCGCTTCCACGAATACACGAGTGGGCGCATCCTGCTCGACGGCGTGGAGTTGAAGGATTACTCGCGCTCGTATCTGCGAAGGCAGATCGGCATCGTGGAGCAGGAACCGTTTCTGTTCAGCCGCTCGATTCGAGAGAACATCACGTACGGCGTCGGTCGCGACGTGTCGGATGAAGAGGTGGAGCGCGCCGCCAAAGCCGCGGCGATCCATGATGTGATTCAGACGTTCCCCGACGGATACAAAACCATCGTCGGCGAGAAAGGCGTAACGCTCTCTGGCGGACAAAAACAACGCACGACGATCGCGCGCACGCTGTTGAAGAATCCACGCATTTTGATCCTGGACGATTCGACCTCCAGCGTGGATACGGAAACCGAAGCGTCCATTCGTGAAGCGTTGAATGGCTTGATGGAGAACCGCACCACGTTCATCATCGCCCACCGCATCCAATCCGTGATGATCGCCGACCTGATCCTTGTGCTGGATAAAGGCGAAGTGATTCAAATGGGAACGCACGAAGAATTGCTCGCTCAGTCCGATGGGATGTATCGAAGGATTTATGACATCCAGACGAGGATTGATGAGGAACTTGAATTAGAGATCGCAAGGATGAATGATGAAGGATAA
- a CDS encoding four helix bundle protein — protein MTITNETPQDLRSRTTDFALRIVRLYSSLPKSTEAQVLGKQVLRSGTSVGAHYREGHRAKSDADIVNKFGSALQELDETDYWLDLLVRAGIVPAAKVAPLIKETNELLAIFTTIVTKIKKRMNKK, from the coding sequence ATGACAATCACAAACGAAACCCCGCAGGATTTGCGAAGCAGAACAACGGACTTTGCTCTACGAATCGTTCGACTTTACTCCAGCCTGCCAAAAAGCACGGAGGCGCAAGTCCTCGGAAAACAAGTCCTTCGATCTGGCACATCCGTCGGCGCGCATTACCGTGAAGGGCATCGCGCCAAATCAGATGCCGACATCGTCAACAAGTTTGGTTCGGCGCTTCAGGAATTGGATGAGACCGACTACTGGCTGGACTTGCTCGTTCGGGCTGGTATCGTCCCTGCGGCAAAGGTCGCGCCTCTCATCAAAGAGACGAACGAATTGCTTGCCATCTTCACGACCATCGTTACAAAGATCAAGAAACGGATGAACAAAAAATAA